A single Populus alba chromosome 7, ASM523922v2, whole genome shotgun sequence DNA region contains:
- the LOC118040391 gene encoding mitochondrial uncoupling protein 5: protein MGLKGFAEGGIASIIAGASTHPLDLIKVRMQLQGESHIPNPSALQSYRPAFALSSAANISLPTTLEVPPLPRVGPLSIGLRIIQSEGANALFSGVSATILRQTLYSTTRMGLYDVLKHKWTDSETNNMPLARKIVAGLISGAVGAAVGNPADVAMVRMQADGRLPIEQRRNYKSVVDALGQMSKHEGVASLWRGSGLTINRAMIVTASQLATYDQAKEMILEKGLMNDGIGTHVTASFVAGFVASVASNPIDVIKTRVMNMKVEPGVEPPYKGALDCAMKTVRVEGPMALYKGFIPTISRQGPFTVVLFVTLEQVRKMLKDF, encoded by the coding sequence ATGGGTTTGAAAGGTTTTGCTGAAGGTGGTATTGCCTCCATCATTGCTGGAGCTTCCACACACCCTCTAGATTTAATCAAGGTCCGGATGCAACTTCAAGGTGAATCCCACATCCCAAATCCATCTGCCTTGCAATCCTATCGCCCTGCTTTTGCCTTGAGCTCTGCCGCCAACATATCCTTACCGACCACCTTAGAAGTCCCTCCTCTACCCCGTGTTGGACCCCTTTCCATTGGTCTACGTATCATCCAATCCGAAGGTGCTAATGCCCTTTTCTCCGGTGTCTCCGCCACCATACTACGCCAAACCCTATACTCCACCACTCGTATGGGCCTTTATGATGTCCTCAAACATAAATGGACTGATTCGGAGACTAATAACATGCCACTTGCACGTAAGATAGTGGCTGGATTGATCTCCGGTGCTGTCGGGGCGGCAGTTGGTAACCCTGCAGATGTGGCAATGGTTCGTATGCAGGCTGATGGGCGTCTCCCTATTGAACAACGTAGAAACTACAAGAGTGTTGTGGATGCCCTAGGTCAAATGTCAAAGCATGAGGGTGTTGCCAGCTTATGGCGCGGTTCAGGTCTTACAATCAATCGCGCAATGATTGTGACTGCATCGCAGCTTGCAACATATGATCAAGCCAAGGAGATGATTTTGGAGAAGGGTTTGATGAATGATGGGATTGGAACCCATGTCACGGCAAGTTTTGTGGCTGGTTTTGTTGCTTCTGTTGCTTCAAACCCCATTGATGTGATCAAGACTAGAGTTATGAATATGAAGGTTGAGCCCGGAGTGGAACCACCTTACAAGGGTGCATTAGATTGTGCAATGAAGACGGTCAGGGTAGAGGGTCCTATGGCCTTGTACAAGGGGTTTATCCCTACAATTTCAAGGCAAGGACCTTTTACTGTAGTGCTATTTGTCACGCTGGAGCAAGTCAGGAAAATGCTTAAAGATTTCTGA
- the LOC118040390 gene encoding peptidyl-prolyl cis-trans isomerase FKBP12, with translation MGVEKQVIRPGTGPKPTAGQNVTVHCTGFGKNRDLSQKFWSTKDPGQKPFAFKIGQGSVIKGWDEGVMGMQVGEVARLRCSPDYAYGAGGFPAWGIQPNSVLDFEIEVLSLE, from the exons ATGGGAGTGGAGAAACAAGTTATCAGACCCGGAACTGGTCCCAAACCAACTGCTGGTCAAAACGTGACCGTTCATTGCACTGGTTTTG GGAAAAATCGTGATCTCTCACAGAAGTTTTGGAG CACCAAGGATCCAGGGCAAAAGCCTTTTGCATTCAAAATTGGCCAAGGATCTGTCATAAAGG GATGGGATGAAGGTGTCATGGGAATGCAAGTGGGAGAAGTTGCTCGCCTGCGG TGTTCTCCTGACTATGCTTATGGAGCTGGTGGATTTCCAGCTTGGGGAATACAACCAAACTCGGTCCTGGATTTTGAGATTGAAGTCCTAAGTTTGGAGTGA
- the LOC118040381 gene encoding uncharacterized protein: MDVACGFSAKNLNGIKHFQNGGIGLNSDAILVLKLPDSRVMRVVSRSFFLAMLVLTLPFVLSILRELDSSSYYDDPGSASFDLESFDLLLQDLAKEGLIKKGDKALIVCSGVGAVVDTSRFLNDNDIDFVSESDLEQERLFPNATFDFALTLRIGDARFVDRVVKVGGILVTQLSSDPSNAFQTLSNYRAVYLRRYDSTIVAMRKTSLVNQVVVCSAKRRPLQLALDAKKTALQGLEDVLLEPPRKALAKSRVYLKRFKYLPNLLGDSLEDYSRRVFIHAGLHEEKKGAMQWFNENYPTRNQDFEFHSINTSPEGHSKRVASPADVSNWLMKNVREDEFVVMKAEAEVAEEMMKRKTIGLVDELFLECNNQWKNGERKKSKRAYWECVALYGRLRDEGVAVHQWWD, encoded by the coding sequence ATGGATGTGGCTTGTGGGTTTTCGGCTAAGAATCTAAATGGGATCAAGCATTTTCAGAATGGAGGGATTGGCTTGAATTCAGATGCCATTTTGGTGCTTAAGCTTCCAGATTCGCGAGTAATGCGTGTTGTGTCTCGCTCCTTCTTTTTGGCCATGCTTGTTCTTACACTGCCATTTGTGCTGTCCATTTTAAGGGAACTTGATTCAAGTTCTTATTATGATGACCCCGGTTCTGCCTCATTTGATCTTGAATCCTTCGATCTGCTGTTGCAAGATCTGGCCAAGGAGGGCCTTATCAAGAAGGGCGATAAAGCTCTCATTGTTTGCTCCGGCGTCGGGGCTGTAGTTGATACTTCAAGATTCTTGAATGACAATGATATTGACTTCGTGTCGGAATCTGATTTGGAGCAAGAAAGATTGTTCCCGAATGcaacatttgattttgcattGACATTGCGCATTGGAGATGCTAGATTTGTTGATCGTGTTGTGAAAGTTGGAGGCATTTTGGTTACTCAATTGAGCAGTGACCCCTCAAATGCTTTCCAAACGCTGTCAAATTATAGAGCTGTGTATCTTCGGCGATATGATTCAACCATAGTGGCAATGAGGAAAACAAGTTTGGTGAATCAGGTAGTAGTTTGCTCAGCAAAGAGGCGGCCTCTGCAGCTGGCATTGGATGCCAAGAAAACAGCATTGCAAGGCTTGGAAGATGTTCTGCTTGAGCCTCCGCGGAAGGCTCTGGCCAAATCTAGAGTGTACTTGAAGAGATTCAAATATCTTCCCAACTTGTTGGGAGATTCTTTAGAAGATTACTCACGTCGAGTTTTCATCCATGCGGGTTTGCATGAGGAGAAGAAAGGTGCAATGCAATGGTTTAACGAAAACTATCCAACTAGGAATCAAGACTTTGAGTTTCACAGCATAAACACGTCACCTGAAGGACATTCTAAGAGGGTGGCATCACCTGCTGATGTTTCGAACTGGCTGATGAAGAATGTGAGGGAAGATGAGTTTGTTGTGATGAAAGCAGAAGCAGAAGTAGCTGAGGAGATGATGAAGAGGAAGACCATTGGTTTGGTGGATGAACTGTTTTTGGAGTGCAACAACCAATGGAAAAATGgggaaagaaagaagagcaAGAGGGCTTATTGGGAATGTGTAGCACTTTATGGAAGGCTGAGGGACGAGGGAGTTGCTGTCCATCAATGGTGGGATTGA